The Bacteroidota bacterium genome window below encodes:
- a CDS encoding 2Fe-2S iron-sulfur cluster-binding protein — protein sequence MSKVKFTIDGKECIAEEGLDLWKAAMLNGIFIPYLCHMKDVIPAGSCRICTVKVNGRSVAACTTPVTADMNGAVVENETPQLEAMRKMITELLFVEGNHFCPACEKSGNCELQAMGYRYQMMVPQFEYNFPMREVDATTPKIYLDRNRCIQCKKCIRSIKDDQGRSYFAFYKRGNKLEIHIDHELAAGMSNELAQAAMDGCPVGAILRKEKGFDVPIGQRKFDKEPIGTEFLKDNK from the coding sequence ATGAGCAAAGTTAAATTCACGATAGACGGCAAAGAATGCATCGCTGAAGAAGGTCTTGACCTTTGGAAGGCAGCCATGCTGAACGGAATTTTTATCCCGTATCTGTGCCACATGAAAGACGTTATACCTGCCGGTTCATGCCGTATCTGCACCGTTAAAGTGAACGGACGATCGGTTGCAGCCTGCACAACCCCGGTAACAGCCGACATGAACGGTGCCGTGGTTGAGAATGAAACACCGCAGCTGGAAGCTATGCGTAAGATGATTACCGAGCTTTTATTTGTTGAAGGCAATCATTTTTGCCCTGCATGCGAAAAGAGCGGCAATTGTGAACTTCAGGCTATGGGATACCGTTATCAGATGATGGTTCCCCAGTTTGAATATAATTTCCCGATGCGCGAAGTAGATGCTACTACACCTAAGATTTACCTTGACCGCAACAGGTGCATACAATGTAAAAAATGCATCCGCTCCATCAAAGATGATCAGGGACGCAGCTATTTTGCCTTCTACAAACGCGGTAACAAACTTGAAATCCACATCGACCACGAACTGGCTGCCGGAATGAGCAACGAACTTGCACAGGCTGCTATGGACGGTTGCCCGGTGGGAGCCATACTGCGCAAGGAAAAAGGATTTGATGTTCCCATAGGTCAGCGTAAATT